From Xiphophorus couchianus chromosome 4, X_couchianus-1.0, whole genome shotgun sequence, a single genomic window includes:
- the dkk3a gene encoding dickkopf-related protein 3a isoform X2: MMRYILTLLVLPAVCNGILPEIVESGINHIVEGPSELDRIFVQQLQEDRLQKPEDAFIQTNSSVSPHHSDLPQRHPNQTDKGTNNITAAAFPVSDLDNSINHGCLTNDDCGKGKYCLSDTHRSKCKPCKDTDVSCTKDDECCGDQMCVWGQCSKNATKGEAGSTCQVQNDCQPDLCCAIHKALLFPVCSVKPIERERCFDVSNNLMELLSWDTKDKKPRKHCPCAGELQCQHLGRGSMCLKAEDTSEEDLTDSLYSEIDYIL; encoded by the exons ATGATGCGATACATCCTTACTCTTTTGGTGCTGCCAGCAGTCTGCAATGGCATCCTGCCTGAGATCGTAGAGTCAGGAATCAATCACATCGTGGAGGGACCGTCGGAGCTGGACCGCATATTTGTGCAGCAACTGCAGGAGGATCGGCTGCAAAAGCCTGAGGATGCGTTTATCCAG ACAAACAGCAGTGTCAGCCCTCATCACAGTGACCTTCCTCAGAGGCATCCCAACCAGACTGATAAG GGGACAAACAACATTACTGCCGCAGCTTTCCCAGTCAGTGACCTGGATAACAGTATCAATCAT ggaTGTTTGACTAACGACGACTGTGGAAAAGGAAAGTATTGCCTCTCTGACACCCATAGGTCCAAGTGTAAGCCATGTAAAGACACTGATGTG TCTTGTACTAAAGATGACGAGTGCTGCGGCGAccagatgtgtgtgtggggtcAGTGCAGCAAAAATGCTACCAAAGGAGAAGCTGGCAGCACTTGTCAAGTCCAGAATGACTGTCAGCCAGATCTCTGCTGTGCAATTCATAAAG CCTTGCTATTCCCCGTTTGTTCGGTCAAGCCGATTGAACGTGAACGCTGTTTTGATGTCTCCAACAACCTGATGGAGCTGCTGTCCTGGGACACGAAGGATAAGAAACCCAGGAAACACTGTCCGTGTGCCGGAGAGCTTCAGTGCCAGCACCTCGG GCGTGGCTCCATGTGCCTGAAAGCAGAGGACACAAGTGAAGAGGACTTGACAGACTCTCTGTACTCAGAAATTGACTACATTCTCTAG
- the usp47 gene encoding ubiquitin carboxyl-terminal hydrolase 47: protein MEMVPSEENQFVPKEIHNAAEEPRVLCIIQDTTRARTVNERLTLNLPASTTLSKLYEDVAHKAGYVNGSFDLTWGNTQNMAPLEHNSEMSLSDSSFEPDGKKNFLQLTDKDGEQPQIASDESGTADSSGLDDSSQERFIGPLQRDGSAGGSGDYSPSYSYSSILSKSETGYVGLVNQAMTCYLNSLLQTLFMTPEFRNALYNWEFEESEEDPVTSIPYQLQRLFVLLQTSKKRAIETTDVTRSFGWDSSEAWQQHDVQELCRVMFDALEQKWKQTEQADLINQLYQGKLKDYVRCLECGYESWRIDTYLDIPLVIRPFGASQAYGSVEEALQAFIQPETLDGPNQYFCERCKKKCDARKGLRFLHFPYLLTLQLKRFDFDYTTMHRIKLNDRMTFPEELDMSPFIDVEDEKSPQTESCTDSGAENEGSCHSDQMSNDFSTDDCVDEGICLDSTSSTERALKPKSLLTFELFSVMVHSGSAAGGHYYAYIKSFSDGQWYSFNDQHVSKITQDDIRKTYGGSSGSRGYYSSAFASSTNAYMLIYRLKDPSRNSRFLAVEDFPEHIKSLVQKEKESEEQEKRQREIERNTCKIKLFCVHPLKMMMESKLEVHKDKTLKEATEMAYKLMELEGVVTLDCCRLVKYDEFHEYLERSYEGEEDTPMGLLLGGVKSSYMFDLLLETRRSDQVFQPYKPGEVMVKVHVVDLKTETIALPISVRAYLNQSITEFKQLIAQATGLSAETMRVVLERCYNDLRLLNVPNKTLKAEGFFRSNKVFVESSLLTDHQVPFTDSLLWKLLDRHGNTIRLLVLLPEQSPGTLASRTLCQKAGEDSDGPFEGLKGNRKSVEAILEESTEKLKNLSLQLQQGSSASDSQKSSDTSDFEHIESPTQEADSNSSLCVAADSRELENRISGSSDTENQFVCEERSDSEVNNDRSTSSVDSDILSSSHSSDTLCNADSGPIQLANGLDSHSITSSRRSKAHEGKKETWDTAEEDSGTDSEYDDNGKSKAEAQYLYFRAEPYSQDDASWDTHKCLVVHVDKRITLAAFKQNLEPYVGVPSSQFKVFRVYANNQEFESVRLNETLSSFSDDNKITIRLGRALKKGEYRVKVFQLLVNEPEPCKFLVDTVFAKGMTVRQSKEELLPQLKEQCKLDLSIDRVRLRKKTWKNPGTVFLDYHVYEEDISISSNWEVFLEVLDDSEKMKSMSQLAILTRKWNPATMKLGPFQEAILESSSVEELKEKLSEMSDIPLENLEFAKGRGTFPCDISVLEIHQDLDWNPKVSTLNVWPLYICDDGAVVFYRDSRDEPLELSEDERNELMKKESSRLLKTGHRVSYSPRKEKALKIYLDGGPVRDPGQD, encoded by the exons ATACATAATGCAGCTGAGGAGCCCAGAGTGCTGTGCATAATTCAGGACACGACCAGGGCGAGGACGGTCAACGAGAGGCTGACCCTCAACCTGCCCGCTTCCACCACTCTCTCCAAACTTTACGAGGACGTTGCCCATAAAGCCGGATATGTGAATGGCTCTTTTGACCTCACCTGGGGGAATACTCAGAACATG GCACCGCTGGAGCATAACAGTGAGATGTCGCTCTCTGATTCTAGCTTTGAGCCTGATGGTAAGAAGAATTTTCTCCAGCTTACAGATAAAGATGGAGAGCAACCACAGATTGCATCG GATGAGTCAGGAACAGCAGATAGCAGTGGGCTGGATGACAGTTCCCAGGAGCGGTTTATCGGCCCCCTGCAAAGAGACGGCAGCGCGGGCGGCAGCGGTGACTACAGTCCATCGTACTCCTACTCATCCATCCTCAGCAAATCTGAGACAG GTTATGTTGGTTTGGTTAACCAAGCAATGACCTGCTATTTGAACAGTCTTCTCCAAACACTGTTTATGACTCCTGAGTTCAGAAATGCACTCTACAA TTGGGAGTTTGAGGAATCTGAAGAGGATCCCGTCACCAGTATCCCCTACCAGCTGCAAAGGCTCTTTGTTCTGCTTCAGACCAGTAAGAAACGGGCGATTGAGACAACTGATGTAACTAGGAGCTTCGGGTGGGATAGCAGTGAGG cctgGCAGCAGCATGACGTCCAGGAGCTGTGCAGGGTCATGTTCGATGCCCTGGAGCAGAAGTGGAAGCAGACAGAACAG GCTGATCTGATCAACCAGCTGTACCAGGGAAAGCTGAAGGATTATGTGCGTTGTTTAGAGTGTGGATATGAAAGCTGGAGAATCGACACTTACCTGGACATCCCTCTTGTGATCAGACCCTTTGGAGCCAGTCAGGCCTACGGAAGTGTG GAAGAAGCTTTGCAGGCATTCATCCAGCCAGAAACCTTGGACGGCCCCAACCAGTACTTTTGTGAGCGCtgcaaaaagaaatgtgatgCCCGAAAG ggTTTGAGGTTTCTCCACTTCCCCTACCTGCTGACGCTGCAGCTGAAAAGGTTTGATTTTGACTACACCACTATGCATCGCATCAAGCTTAACGACCGCATGACTTTCCCCGAGGAGCTCGATATGAGCCCGTTCATCGATGTGGAAGACGAG AAGTCGCCTCAGACAGAGAGCTGCACTGATAGCGGAGCAGAGAATGAAGGCAGTTGCCACAGTGACCAAATGAGCAATGATTTTTCCACTGATGACTGTGTGGATGAGGGCATCTGCTTGGACAGCACCAGTAGTACAGAAAGGGCATTGAAGCCAAAG AGCTTGCTGACCTTTGAGTTGTTCTCCGTCATGGTCCATTCGGGCAGCGCTGCGGGCGGACACTACTACGCCTACATCAAGTCCTTCAGTGATGGCCAGTGGTACAGTTTCAATGATCAGCATGTTAGCAAG ATCACCCAGGATGATATCAGGAAGACATATGGGGGGTCCTCAGGGAGCAGAGGCTATTATTCCAGTGCCTTTGCAAG TTCCACAAACGCTTACATGCTGATTTATAGATTGAAAGACCCCTCAAGGAATTCAA GGTTTTTAGCTGTGGAAGATTTCCCAGAGCACATAAAGAGTTTGGTTCAGAAGGAGAAGGAATCCGAAGAGCAAGAGAAGCGCCAGAGAGAAATCGAACGAAACACTTGCAag ATCAAGCTCTTCTGTGTGCATCCCCTCAAAATGATGATGGAGAGCAAGTTGGAGGTTCATAAAGATAAAACTCTCAAAGAAGCAACAGAAATGGCCTACAAG CTGATGGAGCTGGAAGGAGTTGTGACTCTGGATTGCTGTCGCTTGGTAAAGTATGATGAGTTCCATGAGTATCTGGAGCGGTCGTACGAAGGCGAGGAAGACACCCCTATGGGGCTCCTGCTTGGAGGCGTCAAGTCCTCATACATGTTCGATTTGCTCCTTGAGACTCGCCGGTCTGATCAGGTCTTCCAGCCTTATAAACCTGGAG AGGTGATGGTGAAGGTCCATGTTGTTGATCTGAAGACTGAGACCATCGCCCTTCCAATCAGCGTGCGAGCGTACCTGAACCAGTCTATCACTGAATTCAAGCAGCTTATAGCGCAg GCTACAGGTCTGTCTGCAGAAACGATGCGTGTGGTCTTGGAGCGATGCTATAACGACCTCAGGCTGCTCAACGTCCCAAACAAGACGCTAAAAGCCGAGGGTTTCTTCAGGAGCAACAAG GTTTTTGTGGAGAGCTCCCTGTTGACTGATCATCAGGTTCCTTTTACCGACTCGCTCTTGTGGAAACTGTTGGATCGCCACGGGAACACGATCCGCCTGCTTGTCTTGCTGCCTGAACAATCTCCTGGCACCCTGGCCAGCAGAACTCTTTGTCAAAAAGCAGGAGAAGACTCTGACGGTCCCTTCGAAGGGTTGAAGGGCAACAGGAAATCTGTGGAAGCGATACTGGAGGAGAGCACGGAGAAATTAAAGAACCtgtctctgcagctgcagcagggctCCAGCGCCAGCGACAGCCAGAAAAGTTCCGACACCAGCGACTTTGAACACATCGAGTCGCCGACGCAGGAGGCGGACTCGAACTCTTCGCTGTGCGTGGCGGCAGACAGCAGGGAGCTGGAGAACCGGATATCCGGGTCCTCCGACACGGAGAACCAGTTTGTTTGCGAGGAGCGTTCAGACTCTGAGGTGAACAATGACCGTAGCACAAGCTCGGTGGACAGCGACATCCTGAGCTCCAGTCACAGCAGCGACACGCTGTGCAATGCGGACAGCGGCCCCATCCAGCTGGCCAATGGCCTGGATTCACACAGTATCACCAGCAGCCGACGCTCCAAAGCCCATGAGGGCAAAAAGGAGACCTGGGATACTGCTGAGGAAGACTCTGGGACAGACAGCGAGTATGACGACAACGGGAAGAGCAAGGCAGAAGCTCAGTACCTGTACTTCAGAGCAGAGCCTTACTCCCAGGATGACGCTTCATGGGATACACACAAAT GTTTAGTGGTTCACGTGGACAAGAGAATAACTTTGGCAGCATTCAAGCAGAACCTGGAGCCCTACGTTGGAGTCCCGTCGTCCCAGTTCAAGGTGTTTCGAGTTTACGCCAACAACCAGGAGTTTGAGAGCGTACGGCTCAACGAAACGCTCTCATCGTTCTCCGACGACAACAAG ATAACCATTCGACTGGGAAGAGCATTAAAAAAGGGTGAATACAGAGtcaaagtgtttcagctgctcgtGAATGAACCAGAG CCTTGTAAGTTTTTAGTGGACACGGTCTTTGCTAAGGGCATGACTGTAAGACAGTCCAAAGAGGAGCTGCTTCCTCAGTTGAAAGAGCAGTGCAAGCTCGACCTCAGCATCGACAG GGTTCGTCTCAGGAAAAAGACGTGGAAGAATCCAGGAACGGTGTTTTTGGATTACCACGTTTACGAGGAAGACATCAGCATTTCCTCAAACTGGGAGGTTTTCCTGGAAGTCTTggatg ACTCGGAGAAGATGAAGTCCATGTCGCAGCTGGCCATTTTGACCCGGAAGTGGAACCCAGCTACTATGAAGCTGGGACCTTTCCAGGAAGCGATTCTGGAGAGCAGCAGTGTGGAAGAACTAAAGGAAAAG CTCAGTGAAATGAGTGATATTCCCCTGGAGAACTTGGAATTTGCAAAG GGCAGAGGAACGTTTCCATGTGATATATCCGTGTTGGAAATCCATCAGGATTTGGACTGGAACCCAAAAGTTTCGACTCTGAATGTGTGGCCTCTGTACATCTGTGACGACGGAGCCGTGGTCTTCTACAG GGACAGCAGAGACGAACCTCTGGAGCTGTCGGAGGACGAGCGCAACGAGCTGATGAAGAAGGAAAGCAGCCGCCTGCTGAAGACGGGACACCGCGTCAGCTACTCGCCACGCAAAGAGAAGGCCCTCAAGATCTACCTGGACGGCGGCCCCGTGAGGGACCCGGGGCAGGACTGA
- the dkk3a gene encoding dickkopf-related protein 3a isoform X1: MMRYILTLLVLPAVCNGILPEIVESGINHIVEGPSELDRIFVQQLQEDRLQKPEDAFIQTNSSVSPHHSDLPQRHPNQTDKVTNEESVHSSAEQGTNNITAAAFPVSDLDNSINHGCLTNDDCGKGKYCLSDTHRSKCKPCKDTDVSCTKDDECCGDQMCVWGQCSKNATKGEAGSTCQVQNDCQPDLCCAIHKALLFPVCSVKPIERERCFDVSNNLMELLSWDTKDKKPRKHCPCAGELQCQHLGRGSMCLKAEDTSEEDLTDSLYSEIDYIL; this comes from the exons ATGATGCGATACATCCTTACTCTTTTGGTGCTGCCAGCAGTCTGCAATGGCATCCTGCCTGAGATCGTAGAGTCAGGAATCAATCACATCGTGGAGGGACCGTCGGAGCTGGACCGCATATTTGTGCAGCAACTGCAGGAGGATCGGCTGCAAAAGCCTGAGGATGCGTTTATCCAG ACAAACAGCAGTGTCAGCCCTCATCACAGTGACCTTCCTCAGAGGCATCCCAACCAGACTGATAAGGTGACTAATGAGGAATCTGTGCACTCCTCAGCAGAACAG GGGACAAACAACATTACTGCCGCAGCTTTCCCAGTCAGTGACCTGGATAACAGTATCAATCAT ggaTGTTTGACTAACGACGACTGTGGAAAAGGAAAGTATTGCCTCTCTGACACCCATAGGTCCAAGTGTAAGCCATGTAAAGACACTGATGTG TCTTGTACTAAAGATGACGAGTGCTGCGGCGAccagatgtgtgtgtggggtcAGTGCAGCAAAAATGCTACCAAAGGAGAAGCTGGCAGCACTTGTCAAGTCCAGAATGACTGTCAGCCAGATCTCTGCTGTGCAATTCATAAAG CCTTGCTATTCCCCGTTTGTTCGGTCAAGCCGATTGAACGTGAACGCTGTTTTGATGTCTCCAACAACCTGATGGAGCTGCTGTCCTGGGACACGAAGGATAAGAAACCCAGGAAACACTGTCCGTGTGCCGGAGAGCTTCAGTGCCAGCACCTCGG GCGTGGCTCCATGTGCCTGAAAGCAGAGGACACAAGTGAAGAGGACTTGACAGACTCTCTGTACTCAGAAATTGACTACATTCTCTAG